Genomic segment of Bacteroidota bacterium:
CGGATATGTCGTTTCTCGAAATGCTCGATATTACCAATGAAATGCTGATAAAGCAAGGTAAAGATCCTATTGCATTTGATCACGATTGTCGTGAGGGTATATGCGGTATGTGTGGCCTAATGATAAATGGTCGTGCACATGGTCCGTTAAAGGGAGTTACTGCTTGTCAGTTGCATATGCGTTCGTTTAAAGATGGCGATTCGCTTACCATAGAACCATGGCGTGCAACATCATTCCCTGTAATTAAGGATTTGGTGGTAGATCGCAGTGCGTTCGACCGCATTCAGCAAGCAGGGGGCTACATCTCGGTAAATACCGGTTCGGTGCCGGATGCTAATGCTATTCCGGTGTCAAAAGAAAATGCCGACCTCGCTTTTAGCGCAGCAGAGTGTATCGGTTGTGGTGCATGTGTTGCCGCTTGCAAAAACTCTTCGGCCATGTTATTTGTGAGCGCAAATGTTTCGCAATATTCCTTGCTGCCGCAAGGACAGCGAGAACGACATGAACGTGTGATTAGCATGGTTGAAACCATGGATGCCGAAGGATTTGGCAATTGTACTAATACCGAAGCATGCGAAGCCGAATGCCCCAAACAAATTTCGGTAACTAATATTGCACGACTAAATCGGGATTACCTAAAAGCCAAGTTGGTAAGTTAATTTTCTTTTTTCAATGCGAATTCTCTATGCTATTCTGTTTGTAATGTTGGGCTTTCAATCGTTGGCCCAGTTTACAACTATACCATGCAAGGACACGCTCCAAATAGACAATCCCTTTTACTTGCTGTAATTGTCCCGAGTATGATCCCGTATGTGGATGTGATGAAAAACATTCGTAACCCCAAATAGCACTCTTTGCTTATCACCTAAGCAACTATGTTGATGGACCTTGCGAGCCATACGATTTTGATTTGCTTCCTAATATCACCATTGATGAACTGCGCTTGGAGATTGTGGTAAAAAATCCCTCGCAGGTATTAGTGGTATTAATGATTTGTTTGGCCATCAGATGTATGGCGATTATTTTGGAGTAACCGACAGGTATGTGGCAACCTTACAAACCGGCCCATGGCAATATGGCTTTTATACAGT
This window contains:
- a CDS encoding succinate dehydrogenase/fumarate reductase iron-sulfur subunit; its protein translation is MKITLKVWRQRTAGSQGNFETYQVENVSADMSFLEMLDITNEMLIKQGKDPIAFDHDCREGICGMCGLMINGRAHGPLKGVTACQLHMRSFKDGDSLTIEPWRATSFPVIKDLVVDRSAFDRIQQAGGYISVNTGSVPDANAIPVSKENADLAFSAAECIGCGACVAACKNSSAMLFVSANVSQYSLLPQGQRERHERVISMVETMDAEGFGNCTNTEACEAECPKQISVTNIARLNRDYLKAKLVS